One window from the genome of Dyadobacter sp. CECT 9275 encodes:
- a CDS encoding PTS sugar transporter subunit IIB: MIKLLRIDDRLVHGQVALTWTPALGADCLVVANDKAAKDDFLKMTMNLAKPAAAKLLIKSLADTVSFLSDERSRNMKIFVLVSSIKDAAFLSGAIAEIQSVNFGGIRGKEGSRLISKAIAVNDDDIEIIKQLLVKGIELEIRQVPTDKKQWVADLI; the protein is encoded by the coding sequence ATGATTAAATTATTACGGATTGACGATCGCCTGGTGCATGGCCAGGTGGCACTGACCTGGACACCGGCCCTGGGTGCAGATTGTCTGGTGGTTGCCAATGACAAAGCCGCCAAGGATGATTTTCTGAAAATGACGATGAATCTTGCCAAGCCGGCCGCTGCCAAACTTTTGATCAAATCACTTGCGGACACGGTTTCCTTTTTGTCTGACGAGCGTAGCAGGAATATGAAAATCTTTGTTCTGGTAAGTTCCATTAAAGATGCAGCGTTTTTGTCGGGAGCTATTGCCGAGATACAGTCAGTCAACTTTGGAGGAATTCGCGGGAAGGAGGGATCAAGGCTGATATCCAAAGCCATAGCCGTTAATGACGATGATATTGAAATAATAAAGCAACTGCTGGTGAAAGGAATTGAACTTGAAATAAGGCAGGTTCCAACGGACAAAAAGCAGTGGGTGGCAGACCTGATCTGA
- a CDS encoding PTS sugar transporter subunit IIA yields MRKFLIATHGTFAKGVQSSLDIIVGPMENVFLIQAYVEENKGIEDELARVMEKVSEEDELVVFTDLMGGSVTNQILRFALRENVHVVSGFNLPLLVDVMLSDEELAVTEVLTNAIQMAKEQIVYVNNLLTPNAESDFDD; encoded by the coding sequence ATGCGAAAATTCCTGATTGCAACCCATGGTACTTTTGCAAAGGGCGTTCAGTCGTCGCTGGATATTATTGTTGGCCCGATGGAAAACGTTTTTCTTATTCAGGCGTATGTTGAGGAAAATAAAGGAATTGAAGACGAACTCGCCCGGGTCATGGAAAAGGTGTCTGAAGAAGACGAGCTCGTTGTCTTTACCGACCTCATGGGAGGAAGTGTTACCAATCAGATTTTACGCTTTGCCTTAAGGGAGAATGTTCATGTGGTTTCCGGTTTCAATCTTCCGTTGCTGGTGGATGTAATGCTGTCGGATGAGGAGTTAGCGGTTACGGAAGTACTTACCAATGCAATTCAAATGGCAAAGGAGCAGATAGTTTACGTCAATAACTTATTAACCCCCAACGCAGAAAGCGATTTCGATGATTAA
- a CDS encoding glycoside hydrolase family 9 protein, with protein sequence MRQIFHTLPLIWCLIFFAEHVSAAIIIHVNQVGFDSNGAKTAVISGNPAELSEITRFDLISSGSSRKEFTGKLSPSMTIDEWFPGKVYYRIDFSSFTKPGKYKISLGVNGKSYTSDEFLIEDKALARLLIPSILHYYNKQRADKPEELIADQNITLYGSTKTVDLRGGWDDASGDISKYFSHLAYANFMSQQQIPLCTWSMENAAESIPRLLSQLGVLDSMKREALYGADYIVRSLSEEGYFYMTVFSYFNPDPKARRVVGLNANSVTTSNYQCAYREGGGMGIAALARISRWKMNGDFTSQQYLDAAKRAFAHLQINNLKYCDDGKENILDDYCALLGATELWLATGENIYRDEARERAKNLEKRMSLAGYFIANDANRPFWHASDAGLPVVALCRYLKIESDAALKAAALGTVKKALDYNLNVTSNVSNPFGYARQSFLFKGMVKDGFFIPHENESGWWWQGENARLASLATAALVGGKLVYPKPEGWGTSEPLQTYASQQISWILGANPYEACFMYKFGRNNMPYMKSLYGHGSERGGISNGVTGKDGNADGSGIDYKTNDNGNEWRWTEQWIPHSAWFLQAVTAMAEE encoded by the coding sequence ATGAGACAGATTTTTCATACCCTGCCCCTCATCTGGTGCCTGATCTTTTTTGCAGAGCATGTTTCAGCGGCAATTATTATTCACGTCAACCAGGTAGGATTTGACAGCAATGGTGCCAAAACAGCTGTGATTTCGGGAAATCCCGCTGAACTTAGCGAAATCACCAGGTTTGACCTTATTTCATCCGGCTCTTCCCGAAAGGAATTTACAGGAAAACTATCCCCATCTATGACCATTGATGAGTGGTTTCCCGGAAAAGTTTATTATCGTATCGACTTCTCTTCTTTTACCAAACCAGGGAAGTATAAAATCTCGCTGGGTGTAAACGGTAAGAGCTATACTTCTGATGAATTTCTGATAGAAGACAAAGCGCTCGCCAGGCTGCTGATCCCATCCATCCTTCATTATTATAACAAACAAAGGGCTGACAAACCTGAAGAGCTGATCGCCGATCAAAATATAACGCTCTATGGCAGCACCAAAACGGTGGACCTGCGCGGGGGATGGGATGATGCCTCCGGTGATATCAGCAAATATTTCTCCCACCTGGCCTACGCCAATTTCATGTCTCAGCAGCAGATACCGTTGTGTACCTGGTCCATGGAAAACGCTGCAGAAAGTATTCCCAGGCTCCTCTCACAGCTTGGTGTACTGGATTCCATGAAACGGGAGGCACTATATGGGGCCGATTATATTGTCAGGTCGTTGTCAGAAGAAGGGTATTTTTACATGACCGTTTTCAGTTATTTCAATCCGGACCCCAAAGCCCGGCGTGTAGTTGGACTGAACGCCAACAGTGTCACCACTTCCAATTATCAGTGTGCCTACCGCGAAGGTGGCGGCATGGGTATAGCTGCCCTGGCCAGGATTTCACGCTGGAAAATGAATGGTGATTTTACCTCACAGCAGTATCTGGATGCGGCAAAAAGGGCCTTTGCCCATTTACAAATCAACAATTTAAAATACTGTGACGATGGAAAAGAAAATATCCTCGACGACTATTGTGCGTTGCTCGGCGCAACAGAACTTTGGCTGGCTACCGGTGAAAACATATACAGGGATGAAGCCCGGGAAAGGGCTAAAAATCTTGAAAAGAGAATGAGCCTGGCAGGTTATTTTATAGCAAATGATGCCAATCGGCCTTTCTGGCATGCCTCGGATGCCGGATTGCCCGTGGTGGCACTATGCCGGTATCTGAAAATTGAAAGTGATGCTGCCTTGAAAGCTGCCGCACTTGGTACTGTAAAAAAAGCATTGGACTATAACCTCAACGTTACCAGCAATGTAAGTAATCCGTTTGGCTATGCACGGCAATCCTTTCTGTTTAAAGGTATGGTGAAAGATGGCTTTTTTATACCGCATGAAAATGAAAGTGGCTGGTGGTGGCAAGGCGAAAATGCACGGCTCGCTTCACTTGCCACAGCTGCGCTGGTGGGCGGAAAACTCGTATACCCTAAGCCAGAAGGATGGGGAACCAGTGAACCGCTGCAAACTTACGCTTCGCAACAGATTTCATGGATACTGGGGGCAAATCCTTACGAAGCCTGTTTCATGTATAAGTTCGGCAGGAACAACATGCCCTACATGAAGTCGCTGTACGGACATGGATCCGAGCGCGGTGGTATATCCAATGGCGTTACCGGGAAAGACGGAAACGCCGACGGCAGCGGAATTGACTACAAAACCAATGATAATGGTAACGAGTGGCGCTGGACGGAGCAATGGATACCGCACTCGGCCTGGTTTTTACAAGCAGTTACGGCAATGGCGGAGGAGTAA
- a CDS encoding ThuA domain-containing protein produces MKKNTIITVLIYLLFANCYAQKPSFKAVAFYSAKVEMDHVLFANDALYFFRLIASQNNFTFDATTDWTNLNDAYLSNYQIVIWLNDAPHTDEEKAAFEKYIANGGAWLGFHVAGYNDKSSQWNWFLDFLGGPVFHSNNWPPVAARVNIETRDHPATKRMPESYDAPVTEWYQWKPSPRLDKDVRVLASIAPESYPLGVKTFIQAGDTPIVWTNTKYKMLYMNFGHGNKVLSSADQNRMITDGILWLGGVSKN; encoded by the coding sequence ATGAAAAAGAACACCATTATAACCGTTTTAATATACCTGCTTTTCGCAAACTGTTACGCTCAAAAACCCAGCTTCAAAGCTGTGGCATTTTATTCTGCGAAGGTAGAAATGGACCACGTTCTGTTTGCCAATGACGCCTTGTATTTCTTCAGGCTGATCGCATCACAGAACAATTTTACCTTTGATGCCACCACCGACTGGACCAACCTCAACGATGCCTACCTGAGCAATTACCAGATCGTGATTTGGCTCAATGACGCTCCGCACACGGATGAAGAAAAGGCTGCCTTCGAAAAATACATCGCCAACGGAGGAGCCTGGTTAGGTTTCCACGTAGCGGGTTATAACGACAAGAGCTCTCAATGGAACTGGTTCCTTGATTTTCTCGGCGGTCCTGTTTTTCATAGTAACAATTGGCCGCCCGTGGCTGCAAGGGTGAATATTGAAACCCGCGACCACCCTGCAACCAAAAGAATGCCAGAAAGTTACGACGCCCCGGTTACGGAATGGTACCAGTGGAAACCAAGCCCTAGGCTGGACAAGGACGTGCGGGTACTGGCTTCCATTGCTCCTGAAAGTTACCCGCTTGGCGTAAAAACTTTCATCCAGGCGGGAGATACGCCCATTGTCTGGACCAATACAAAGTACAAAATGTTATACATGAATTTCGGGCATGGCAACAAAGTACTCTCCAGTGCAGATCAGAACCGAATGATCACCGATGGCATTTTGTGGCTCGGCGGAGTATCTAAAAACTGA
- a CDS encoding SUMF1/EgtB/PvdO family nonheme iron enzyme, translated as MKKNLSIICVLLESIFFPVFNSLAQKPDFKVIAFYSNKVEKDHIDFSNDAREFFKTLAAENNFTFDATTDWTNCNDAYLSNYNIVMWLNDFPQNPQQRNAFQKYMENGGGWFGFHVAGYNDKHTQWPWFVDFLGGGVFYSNSWPPIPARLLVDDNNHPVTRRLPGAYASPVNEWYHWRPSPRNNKDVKVLVTLDPANYPLGIKDILTDGDTPVVWTNTRYNMIYMNMGHGNKVMTDYQQNNMITDALFWLGKKKQKVQTNTLPELSDKYYPQLISVKGGTFKMGDEKGSNDEQPAHQVTVKDFKIARTETTVAQWRVFCNATKRQMPDLPGWGWHENHPVVNVSWDDAVAYCRWLGEQTGIPFRLPTEAEWEFAARGGVKSNHTVFSGDPRIDSVGWYAATGYGTKPVATKKPNELGLFDMTGNVWEWVSDWYDAAYYTQSAKENPTGPATGTYKIYRGGAWSVPAPNCKVSYRNVVPPSSSNYNRGFRVCTDTLNQ; from the coding sequence ATGAAAAAAAATTTATCAATCATTTGCGTCCTTCTGGAATCCATTTTTTTCCCGGTTTTTAACTCCCTGGCCCAAAAACCGGATTTTAAGGTAATCGCCTTTTATTCCAATAAAGTTGAAAAAGATCATATTGATTTTTCGAATGATGCGCGCGAATTTTTTAAAACCCTGGCCGCAGAAAACAATTTCACTTTTGATGCTACCACCGACTGGACCAACTGTAACGATGCCTATCTCAGCAACTACAACATTGTGATGTGGCTGAATGACTTCCCGCAAAATCCCCAGCAACGGAACGCTTTTCAGAAATATATGGAAAATGGAGGCGGATGGTTCGGATTTCACGTGGCTGGTTACAACGACAAACATACCCAATGGCCCTGGTTTGTTGATTTTCTGGGTGGAGGTGTGTTTTACAGCAATAGCTGGCCGCCTATTCCCGCTCGACTGCTCGTAGATGACAACAATCACCCGGTTACGAGACGGCTGCCGGGTGCCTATGCATCACCGGTGAATGAATGGTACCACTGGCGGCCCAGCCCACGCAACAACAAGGATGTAAAAGTACTGGTAACACTAGACCCGGCCAATTACCCCCTGGGTATCAAAGACATATTGACAGATGGAGACACTCCGGTTGTTTGGACCAACACAAGGTACAACATGATTTACATGAACATGGGACACGGCAACAAAGTCATGACGGATTACCAGCAGAACAACATGATCACAGATGCCCTTTTCTGGCTCGGCAAGAAAAAGCAGAAAGTACAGACCAACACACTTCCTGAACTCTCAGACAAATACTATCCGCAACTGATATCTGTAAAAGGCGGCACCTTCAAAATGGGGGATGAAAAAGGGAGCAACGACGAACAGCCTGCACATCAGGTTACCGTGAAAGATTTCAAAATAGCCAGAACCGAGACCACCGTGGCACAATGGCGGGTATTTTGCAATGCCACCAAACGGCAGATGCCGGACCTGCCAGGCTGGGGTTGGCATGAAAACCATCCGGTGGTAAATGTGAGCTGGGACGATGCAGTGGCCTATTGCCGCTGGCTTGGTGAACAGACCGGCATACCGTTCCGTCTGCCCACGGAGGCAGAGTGGGAATTCGCTGCACGCGGTGGTGTTAAAAGCAATCATACGGTTTTCAGCGGGGACCCGCGTATTGACTCCGTGGGCTGGTATGCCGCCACAGGTTATGGTACCAAACCCGTAGCCACCAAAAAACCAAACGAACTGGGCCTATTCGATATGACGGGCAACGTTTGGGAATGGGTCAGCGACTGGTATGACGCGGCATACTACACTCAAAGTGCAAAAGAAAATCCAACCGGTCCTGCCACGGGAACCTACAAGATATACCGTGGCGGAGCCTGGTCGGTGCCCGCCCCAAACTGCAAAGTGAGCTACCGTAACGTAGTACCTCCCTCTAGCAGTAACTACAACCGTGGATTCAGAGTATGTACGGATACATTAAATCAATGA
- a CDS encoding SGNH/GDSL hydrolase family protein, with the protein MTFRIFLLLAFFGSFTFQISAQNDPKWDDTKSKDWPAEAKKVSIRSTIDGSEQPAYFYAATSAGPRPLVISLHTWSGDFAQKDTVVNFCIRKGYNYIHPNFRGPNNKPEACGSDLVVSDIDDAISWAQANSQTDPENIHVIGVSGGGYATVLTYMRSKHKIRSFSAYAGIYNLVDWYHESLGRKAKYAGDIAAATSGNRDEINIENAKKRSPFFTAKPVTDRQNSTLAIYCGIHDGYTGSVPISQSFNMYNKLVSDFNPAAPFARVPQEYINLMIRERTMPGGGDQGKILGRKIIYKNHYQDKISLTVFEGGHEMPPGDVLAHIPSKNILAIGDSNGALEYGWVNQLKTLRPADRIINTCISGNTIGFDNQDKKELNTLRNVDQILLKAEGKPDAVVIMLGTNDCKAIFAGQLKEVPENLDKLIKQIKSKTTDNRVQTPIFIVSPPPFGEDNTLADKYRGGSKRVEYLVQEFRKVAEKNKCYFIDTHSKIKTAYKYLTPDGIHLLAEGQYLLASVIHDEMNPLLNADTR; encoded by the coding sequence ATGACTTTTAGAATTTTCCTTTTACTTGCATTTTTTGGCAGTTTTACGTTTCAAATATCCGCCCAGAACGACCCGAAATGGGATGATACCAAATCCAAAGACTGGCCGGCGGAGGCCAAAAAAGTAAGCATCCGCTCCACAATCGACGGCAGCGAGCAACCCGCTTATTTTTATGCCGCCACAAGTGCCGGACCGCGCCCGTTGGTCATCAGCCTGCATACATGGAGCGGTGATTTTGCACAGAAGGATACGGTTGTTAATTTCTGTATCAGAAAGGGATACAATTACATACATCCCAATTTCCGGGGGCCAAACAACAAGCCCGAAGCATGTGGGAGCGACCTGGTCGTCAGCGACATCGATGATGCGATCAGCTGGGCGCAGGCCAACAGCCAAACCGATCCGGAGAATATTCATGTCATTGGTGTGAGTGGCGGAGGCTATGCCACCGTACTCACCTACATGAGATCAAAACACAAAATCCGTAGCTTTTCGGCCTATGCAGGCATTTACAATCTGGTTGACTGGTACCACGAATCCCTTGGAAGAAAAGCCAAATATGCAGGAGACATCGCAGCGGCAACTTCCGGCAACCGGGATGAAATCAATATTGAAAACGCAAAAAAACGCTCACCGTTTTTCACTGCAAAGCCCGTAACCGACAGACAAAACAGCACGCTGGCTATCTATTGCGGCATTCATGACGGATACACCGGCTCGGTACCAATCAGCCAGTCTTTTAATATGTATAACAAACTGGTGAGCGATTTTAATCCTGCCGCTCCTTTCGCAAGGGTTCCTCAGGAATACATCAATCTGATGATCAGGGAAAGGACAATGCCTGGGGGCGGGGATCAGGGGAAAATTCTTGGCAGGAAAATCATTTACAAAAATCATTATCAGGATAAAATAAGTCTTACCGTTTTTGAAGGCGGACACGAAATGCCCCCAGGAGATGTGCTGGCGCATATCCCGTCCAAAAACATTCTGGCGATCGGGGATTCCAACGGGGCGCTGGAATACGGCTGGGTAAACCAGCTGAAAACACTGCGACCGGCCGACAGGATTATCAATACCTGCATATCAGGAAATACGATCGGGTTCGATAACCAGGATAAAAAAGAATTGAATACACTGAGGAATGTGGATCAGATATTGCTGAAAGCCGAAGGAAAACCAGATGCCGTGGTAATCATGCTTGGTACCAATGACTGCAAGGCCATTTTTGCCGGACAACTGAAAGAAGTGCCCGAAAACCTCGACAAGCTCATTAAACAGATTAAATCCAAAACTACCGACAATCGTGTTCAAACCCCGATTTTTATCGTTTCGCCCCCGCCTTTCGGGGAAGACAATACACTGGCAGACAAATACCGGGGGGGCTCAAAACGAGTTGAATATCTTGTGCAGGAATTCCGGAAAGTAGCGGAGAAAAACAAATGTTACTTCATCGATACCCACAGTAAAATTAAAACGGCTTACAAATACCTTACCCCGGATGGTATCCATCTTCTGGCAGAAGGGCAGTATCTCCTGGCTTCGGTGATCCATGATGAAATGAATCCATTGCTGAACGCGGATACCCGTTAA
- a CDS encoding sugar phosphate isomerase/epimerase family protein, with translation MKLTTDATRRDFLKVTSGLAGLAMLELSFDFARPKPLLSFSTLGCPAWSFEKILQYAADNHYQGIEIRGILDQMDLPKCPEFNSPEHIRATKKMIEDRGIKIVSLDSSAKMHFADPAKRQANLDEARRFIDLAKELQASYIRVFPEDLPKDQERQQTIDLISKGLLELADYAKGSGVTVLLESHGQVVSKDILSEIMKAAEHRQVGMIWDIVNMWSVTKEAPAEVYAQLKKYIRHIHVKDAVWVEGKEKFVKIGEGIAPLTEAFKALQAGGYKGYYSFEWEKRWHPEIEDPEITIPHYPVAMKKYF, from the coding sequence ATGAAATTAACAACTGACGCAACACGAAGAGATTTTCTCAAGGTTACCTCTGGTTTGGCTGGTTTGGCAATGTTGGAATTGTCCTTTGATTTTGCCAGGCCCAAACCGCTTCTTTCCTTCTCAACGCTGGGCTGTCCGGCATGGTCATTTGAAAAAATACTCCAGTATGCGGCAGACAACCATTACCAGGGTATCGAGATCAGGGGAATATTGGATCAGATGGATTTGCCCAAATGTCCGGAGTTTAATAGCCCCGAGCATATCCGGGCAACCAAAAAAATGATAGAGGACCGGGGTATAAAGATAGTAAGCCTGGATTCATCCGCTAAAATGCACTTTGCCGATCCGGCAAAAAGGCAGGCCAACCTGGATGAGGCCCGCAGATTTATTGATCTGGCGAAAGAATTGCAGGCGAGTTACATCCGCGTTTTTCCGGAAGATTTGCCCAAAGACCAGGAACGCCAGCAAACGATTGACCTGATCAGTAAGGGGTTGCTCGAACTGGCGGATTATGCAAAAGGAAGCGGGGTGACTGTATTGCTGGAATCGCACGGGCAAGTGGTGAGCAAGGATATCCTGTCCGAAATTATGAAGGCGGCGGAACACCGTCAGGTGGGGATGATATGGGACATCGTTAATATGTGGTCGGTAACGAAGGAGGCTCCTGCGGAGGTATATGCGCAGCTCAAAAAGTACATCCGGCACATCCATGTGAAGGATGCAGTATGGGTGGAGGGGAAAGAAAAGTTTGTCAAAATAGGAGAGGGGATAGCGCCTCTTACAGAAGCATTCAAGGCACTTCAGGCCGGGGGCTATAAGGGTTATTACAGTTTTGAATGGGAAAAGCGGTGGCATCCCGAAATCGAGGATCCGGAAATCACCATTCCGCACTATCCGGTTGCGATGAAAAAATATTTCTGA
- the dgoD gene encoding galactonate dehydratase, with the protein MKIRSYELFQVPPRWLFLKIETDEGIIGWGEPIIEGKAATVKAAVIELMEGLVGKDPMDIEGHWNTLYRGGFYRGGPILMSAISGIDQALWDIKGKFYNAPVYQLLGGKCRDKIKVYSWIGGDRPAEVAVAARQSFDGGFKAIKMNATDEMQYIDTFDKIDLVLKRVASIREAVGYGLDIGVDFHGRLHKPMAKVLAKELEQFHPMFIEEPVLPENNEALREIARHTSIPIATGERMFSRWHFKELLTQGYADIIQPDLSHAGGITECKKILSMAEAFDVAAAPHCPLGPIALAACLQVDATCHNAFIQEQSLGIHYNQGNDLMDYLEDKSVFSYEDGYVKIPGGPGLGIQIDENQVRKMAEVGHNWKNPLWKHQDGSAAEW; encoded by the coding sequence ATGAAGATCAGAAGTTATGAGCTTTTTCAGGTACCTCCCAGGTGGTTGTTTCTGAAAATAGAAACGGATGAAGGGATTATCGGCTGGGGAGAACCCATTATAGAAGGTAAAGCAGCGACTGTCAAAGCAGCGGTTATAGAATTGATGGAAGGGTTGGTGGGTAAGGACCCCATGGATATTGAGGGACATTGGAATACGCTTTACAGAGGCGGTTTTTACCGGGGAGGGCCTATCCTGATGAGCGCGATTTCGGGTATTGATCAGGCACTGTGGGATATCAAAGGGAAGTTTTACAATGCACCGGTGTACCAGCTCCTGGGAGGAAAATGCAGGGACAAGATAAAGGTTTATTCGTGGATCGGGGGCGACCGGCCGGCCGAGGTGGCAGTGGCCGCCAGGCAGTCGTTTGACGGGGGCTTCAAAGCCATTAAAATGAATGCAACGGATGAAATGCAGTATATCGATACGTTTGACAAAATTGATCTTGTACTGAAGCGGGTGGCATCTATCCGGGAAGCAGTTGGTTATGGGCTGGATATCGGCGTTGACTTTCATGGCCGTTTGCACAAGCCTATGGCCAAGGTACTGGCAAAAGAACTGGAACAATTTCATCCCATGTTTATCGAAGAGCCGGTACTGCCGGAAAACAACGAGGCGCTAAGAGAAATTGCCAGGCATACTTCCATTCCTATTGCAACGGGTGAGCGGATGTTCAGCCGCTGGCATTTTAAAGAACTGCTCACACAGGGATATGCGGATATTATCCAGCCCGACCTGTCCCATGCCGGTGGTATCACAGAATGTAAAAAGATACTCTCCATGGCGGAGGCTTTTGATGTGGCAGCGGCGCCGCATTGTCCGCTGGGACCGATAGCCCTGGCGGCTTGTCTGCAGGTGGATGCTACCTGTCATAATGCCTTTATACAGGAGCAAAGCCTTGGTATCCATTATAATCAGGGTAATGATCTGATGGATTATCTGGAGGACAAATCAGTATTTAGCTATGAAGATGGCTATGTGAAAATTCCCGGCGGGCCGGGATTGGGTATACAGATTGATGAAAACCAGGTCAGAAAAATGGCGGAAGTGGGACATAACTGGAAAAATCCGCTTTGGAAACACCAGGACGGCAGCGCGGCAGAGTGGTAG
- a CDS encoding PAS domain-containing sensor histidine kinase, with product MHHYNKELFFQISPDFLCIAGYDGYFKQVNPAFSKLLGYTHKELLARPIDEFVYPEDRNLTSQYREHLKSDNPLLNYENRYVTKSGEIIWLSWTSVPRYSEKLVYAIAKNITHIKIQEKDRNTLITNLTKVNHDLKQLTYKTSHDLRSPVSNLLSVFDLLDTSKIKDAETLEFLSILRSAAENLKDTLNSYVDALVQKDLLTVPVEVVSFSRSLQVALHSLKSLIENSKAEFRTDFSEVDEVRFNESYMESIFLNLITNAIKYVIAGRTPVISIVSRKWNDVTQLIFSDQGMGFDLEQVKDKIFRLNQTFHNHADAKGIGLYLVHNQITSLGGNIVLESRPNQGARFTLSFKR from the coding sequence ATGCATCATTATAATAAAGAGCTTTTTTTTCAAATATCCCCCGACTTCCTGTGCATAGCAGGCTATGACGGCTACTTTAAACAGGTCAATCCTGCATTTTCAAAATTACTTGGTTATACACATAAGGAATTACTGGCCCGCCCCATCGACGAATTTGTTTATCCCGAGGACCGCAATCTGACTTCCCAGTACCGGGAGCACCTTAAAAGCGACAACCCGCTCTTAAATTATGAAAACAGATATGTCACCAAAAGCGGGGAGATTATATGGTTATCATGGACCTCCGTGCCGAGGTATTCCGAAAAACTTGTATATGCGATTGCTAAAAATATTACCCATATTAAAATTCAGGAAAAAGACAGGAATACACTCATCACAAATCTTACCAAAGTAAACCATGATCTTAAACAATTAACCTATAAGACATCTCACGACCTGAGGTCTCCGGTGAGTAATCTGCTCTCTGTTTTTGATCTATTGGATACCTCTAAAATCAAGGATGCCGAAACACTTGAATTTCTGTCCATCCTCCGATCTGCGGCTGAGAACTTAAAAGATACCCTGAACAGCTATGTGGATGCCCTGGTACAGAAGGATTTGCTGACAGTACCCGTTGAAGTTGTCAGTTTCAGTAGGTCGTTACAGGTGGCACTGCATTCCCTGAAATCTCTGATAGAAAATTCCAAAGCCGAATTCCGCACTGATTTCTCCGAAGTGGATGAAGTCCGGTTTAACGAGTCGTACATGGAAAGTATTTTTCTTAACCTGATCACAAATGCCATCAAATATGTGATCGCCGGGCGTACTCCGGTTATTTCGATTGTAAGCAGGAAATGGAATGATGTAACCCAGCTGATTTTTTCTGACCAGGGTATGGGATTTGACCTCGAGCAGGTGAAAGATAAGATTTTCCGGTTGAATCAGACGTTTCATAACCATGCTGATGCTAAAGGAATCGGGCTGTACCTGGTCCACAACCAGATCACCAGCCTGGGAGGGAATATCGTGCTGGAAAGCAGGCCAAATCAAGGCGCCCGTTTTACGCTGTCATTTAAGAGATAA
- a CDS encoding RNA polymerase sigma-70 factor, which translates to MEKAGNFNESNRQAIPSLQPHNGSGETGISLDSEILIKKGFDTDVNLGIELLFRYYYRPLCSHAVRYVSSKEIAEDIVSDIFYKFHAEQAFLEVQTSFRAYLFTSVRHRAFDYVRVEMKRNAPMQYAEYVPIQPEQQPDHITQYEDLFNDVENAVNSLPLKRRRIYVMHRFEGKKYQEIARELNLSLRTVEAQMYQAMHQVRKMIRNKWFLAFLVFLK; encoded by the coding sequence ATGGAGAAAGCAGGCAATTTTAATGAAAGCAACAGACAGGCGATTCCTTCACTACAGCCGCACAACGGTTCAGGGGAAACGGGTATCAGCCTGGACTCGGAAATTCTGATCAAAAAGGGATTCGACACGGACGTAAACCTTGGGATAGAGCTACTTTTCAGATACTATTATCGTCCGCTTTGCAGCCATGCGGTGAGGTATGTTTCATCCAAGGAAATAGCCGAGGATATCGTCTCTGATATCTTCTACAAGTTTCATGCAGAACAAGCTTTCCTGGAAGTACAGACGTCCTTCCGTGCTTACCTTTTTACCTCGGTACGTCACCGCGCCTTTGATTATGTGCGGGTGGAGATGAAACGGAATGCGCCCATGCAATATGCCGAGTATGTTCCCATACAGCCAGAGCAGCAGCCCGACCATATCACGCAGTATGAAGATCTTTTTAACGACGTAGAGAACGCTGTGAACAGCCTGCCTCTCAAACGTCGGCGGATCTATGTGATGCATCGGTTCGAAGGTAAAAAATACCAGGAAATAGCCCGTGAGCTGAACCTGTCACTGCGTACGGTCGAAGCGCAGATGTACCAGGCCATGCATCAGGTCAGGAAGATGATCAGGAATAAATGGTTCCTGGCTTTTCTGGTGTTTCTGAAATGA